The Telopea speciosissima isolate NSW1024214 ecotype Mountain lineage chromosome 11, Tspe_v1, whole genome shotgun sequence genome includes the window TCCCTCGATGATATATTGGTAAGAGGGAAGATATAGCTATTAGATCTGGCCTCCTAGATGCTATCAGCCTCAGTGTCGAGGATTTGCAGGTGGAATCGGACAATGTGAGGGAGATCCAGCTTATCGTCAATCCTTCTAGCCCGCGCCCTATCCAAGCCCATAGTATCATCGAAGACATTTGTTCCCTAGTCCCTTATTCCAACTCTTGTAATTTCTCCTATGTTTCTAGAGTTGCTAATGTTCTAGCAGACACTCTAGCCAGGAAGGCCCTGTCTATCCCGTGTATGATAGATTGGCCATTATCCACTCCATGGTTGGTTGAGGCTTCTGACCCATCCTCCATGAGCCCCACACGTGGTAATAAATAGTCTCATTTGAACCAAAAaaagttatcattttttttgtcttattatatttttcttttctatataAGGAGAGTAGAAAATACTATCTTCACACATTTTAGTTTAAATACAATgaatttttgtcttattatgaATTTTCTCATTGGCTTAAGATAAAGTAGGATTCATGATTTTAAGACTCGGAACATAGAGaattgagagagatagacacatcaATAGGGAGTTTGTAGGAATCAGGACTTCGAACAATGTACCAAGAGCTACAAAGAGCAAAAGAGTAGGGGTGGATGCATGCAATAGTTTGGACAAATTGTCAAGAGGTTGTAGAATGGCTCAAGCAAGCAAATATGAAAGGGTGGCATTGGGAGATATTAATTTATTGTAGGATGTTTCGAAGCTTATGGAATGTTTTGAAGTTGTacatttttaaaagaaaacaagggATGAGGTATCTATTGCCCATAAGTGGGCAGTGAAGTCAAGGTTGTGTAAGCTCTCGACTTCAATTTTTAAGAATGTAGAAACTGCTCTATTGATGTTGATATGGATAAATATTGACCCTATGAGTAGTCGCCACGTGGCCTGGAGACAACTGTCAAATATCCTCCTTAGTTTGTGGAATCCACTACTTTCCATTTTTACATCAAGATCCTCCTCCTAAATGGCTTGGGAAAGCTTCACCATAGTCAGACTTCCCCTCCAGGACTCTTCAAGATGATTTCCTTGCATGGTAGACTCAGGATTTACCTACCTTACAGAGAAAACCTACCATCGTAGGATCCGAAACACCACCTCTCAACAAGAACTCTAGTATCATCCTATAAATATATTGGCGAACCTCCAAGGATGGGATCAAATACACTTTTAATTCCTTGCACCGCTACTTTGCAAATTCGTGTTGTTGTCCTAGAAACTGACTTAAGCATCAAAGAGTCCCCACCAGTGGTTTCTTATGCTCTTTACTTCTTAATCTCGCAAAAACGCTTGTCCACGTTACCCTAGTCAGTTTTTGGCGGCAACAATTGAcaccatctgtgggaacgactgCAAAGTAAttggtctttagctcaaaaccATGGTTAAGACTAGAGCCACCACTTCCTCTCATCTTGACCCTCAAAAATGCAGGATCAGTCTCTCGCGCTCCCGTCATACCAAGCATTCCTGTGGAAAACCTCGATGGAGGAGCAGACTCAGGAGGCAATAGACGACAAGATGCAACCTTTTTAATACAAGTAGTTATCTCATTCCATATCATATTAGTGTCTCCATGAAAGTCTCTCTTTCCTTGTTTAACCACTTCATCaaaatgatttcaaagtatCTCCTTTCCAACTCCATGTGAGGGACAAACAACCATGGCCGGGGTAAATCGCCATGTGTCCTCCAccccatccctctttggggaagaaatagagatGTGAATTGAATGTAAGAGccaccacctagaggagggtctaggacccataatgTAAAAATGACTCTCTTGTAAGGATCTTTGAGGACAGATCGGTCCAATGGTCTGGGTAAGGGTCATATTTATGGTCCGAGAAAGGTACTAGGCACCCCAGTCCGACTGGTCAAGCCGGTCTTCCTATTAATTGGCTAGGTAGGAGTGTAGCATGCTTTTGGGTGTGAAGGCAATGCATAAGAAATGTAAAATCTAAAGTACAAGGATGGGTAAGGGAGCATAACTGGAAGTTTGGCTACATGGTAAAGGTTAATATATaggaaagtaaagaaaaataataacaataaggTAAGGTAAGACTAAGCATATGACAAACATGTGATGTGAGTGATGAACATGGAGAATCGTGATAAACGAAGTGAAACTAATATGCATGAACAAGATGGTAAAATGTAACGTAAGAACACAAAAGTGATAGATATATGGACGAGGAAGAAAAGCCTAGTCTACAAGCAAACATGCAAAAATAAGACGTAGTGATGTGAAGAGATGTGAACTTAATAAGCATGAATGAACATATAGATTGGGAATCATGGATGAATGAAAGCATGGACATAGTGAACACTGCGTAGTAAGGGCGAGACATGgaataaaaatatatcaaatcaTATGAACATGATAGACAAGAAGCGAAAAGAGGGAAATGCATGTGAATCCTAACATTAAGGGGGTGAGGATCATGTGTGGAAAGATAAATAAGGAAGTAAGAGAAAACAATAACAAGGAtgtgtgtgatcaccatctagaaagATGAGATCACACACCCCTTTGCTTAGAtgcaaaacaaaagagaagaagaaggtgataaAATCGGTTAAACAAAGTAAAGAGGGAAAATCTTACCTAACTAAAGAAGCTCGAACTGAAGAAGGGTGGAGGCTTCCCTTTGTGACTCAAGGGAGAGGTGTTTGGAGGTGGTGTTGCCATTGGTATGggttgctcttcttctcctttggaCAACACTTTGTCATAGTACTCAAAAATCACCAAGTGTAGGTGTTTTTAAGCTATGAACTAAGAACTAAAAATCTAAGGaccctcctcaatgtgagagCGGTTGTAATTATAGTTGTAGAGGgatgtgtgcactcccaaattcctGTTTGGACCATAAGTTTGATCTAGATCACTAGTGAAGCGTCAAAATAGGTGTCTTTGAATCGACGGTGGGTGTTTGGTTAAAGCTACGGCCAATGTGGTGTGGGCAAGTGGTTTGTTGCCAAAGTTAGGGTTTCTCGGGGCCTAAGAGAGCCAAAATGCGCATCCAAGTTGCCAAATACGAACTTGTTTAGGAAAGGAAGTGAAATCAGAGTTAGATATGACAAGTTTGTGTGTCTCAGATTTGCACAGAATAAACATTGAAGTGGGATCAAGTTGATATCAAGGAGGGGGTACGTCGACATCAAGTTGTTGTCAATGAATAACTATTGACTTCGGTGGGGGTATTTTTGGATGTTGGTTGGAATGATTTTGAGTGTCGAAGGGGAATAGACATTCAAACAACTCTGTTCGACATTGAAGAGGGAATGGTCAATGTTAGTGGAAGGTAAGGTCAATGTCGACTTAGGGCCTTCGAATGTCGGTTCCAGGTTTGAGTGTATAGGGCTTTTAGGGTTGTCTAGGCTGGTTCTGTGCTGAGCCAGACTGGCTCCAAAGTGGACTGGGTCGGGGCTAGCCCTTCTAGGGGTAGTTTGGAGTGTCTTGGGGCTCTATTTTTTGCTTCAGTAAAGGTTTGCGAGGTTTTCCCTCTCAGGGGTGTTATGGGTGAACGATCTGTGGATAAAGTCAAGAATTGCACATTTGCGCTACAACTATAGATACATCAGCTCTACACCATGGAGGATGCTCATCATCGTCACGAGAAGCCTCCAGGGGGAAATGACAAAATGAGATGTCTAcactccaccaccttatcctagggaAAATAGGCTCAACTTTCTTACGATTCTGTGTAGTGAGGCACATATCTATGGCCATTaatctatgttgggtggttaagGTCTCCcctggtataaccttacaatgCTTACATGTCTATCAGACTTtcttgttaggaagaaatctatttgactACTATTATGTCCAgttttgaaggtaactaaatgaTCATATCTGttttcaaagtaagtgtttacaatggataaatcataagccacaacAAAATCCAACATTGAGATCCCTTTCACGTTTCTCTCTCCAAAAAcatatcctccatgtacaccttcattGCCTCAACGATCTTTACCAACATGTTCATTCAGGTAACCTcatataataatcttttctcctttacTAAAACCTTgaactaatccatccatgtgttcccaaaattgtaacttattactttcatccaatcctacatgaggtgcataGGCGCTAATTATATTggcaacctctttctccaacacaagcttgatggatataatcctatgtTCGAATattttaacatccaccacatcattctttaattctttatttACTACTATACtcactccacttctattacttttatcgTTGTATACCAAGTTTAAAGTCGTCTAACTCCTttgattttttacccttatCAGGGAACACCCTAGCATAACATTTATAGTATAAGGTTGTGGAATCCATGTAAAAGGGTTtagttatgttttttttttttttgctagctGCCGACTTGATGCATCAACCCTCATCCATTATCTGGCTTGGGACCTGCAACAAACATTGGCAGAGTTTCATTATGGACTTAGTTTTTTGTTTAGTTCTGTCACTTAATTGGATTAAGCCCATGAacatattaaactaaaatataaataaaatccaaCCCATTAACCCATAACCTAACTGAAACCcatctttttgtttctcttatACTTCTTCCCTACAAAACCGTCGTTGCAACTCTTTCAACAACCCCCTTTTATTGTTAATCATTCATCTTTGTAGGTCAAACCATAGAGTAACCTCGGTGTACCAGAGATCGCCTAGTGGCAAGCACGATCCTGCGGGCCGCATGCCTGCAGCCATGGGCTGATCTATGATGGTAAGCCTGCAACCAGCAGGTGCAGCCgacaaaaacaagaagaagggaCGAGGTTGTCATGGTCCTTCATGCGGTTATGATTTACTcatggggttttgggttttaatgttGCTTTATCCACCATGACTGCTGCCTTATGTCATTCAACaacacacaaacacaaaaaaaaaaaaccgatttTGTTGGTGTTTCACTTTTGCCCGCCATGGCCGCTGCCTCATGGTAGTGGCTAGAAtcattgtattattattttgggaaaatatcacgtacctcccctgaggtatgacttatgtacactttcatccgtgaggtttgggaaattccacgtacctcccctgctttccaaactaagtaacaaaaacacccactcCGTTAATTGTAGATGTTAAAtgttagaatttttatttaagtgaccaaattgccctcatcttcttccccaaatcgtttagggttccAAACCCTTCAATCCTAAACGTGAAAGCAGGAGCTGATTCCGGCAATTAAGGAATCCGGCGAAGGATCCGACTGAGGCAAAGAATCGTGGCAGTGGTTCCAACCTTTGTGCCGCGACCCTCCTTTCActgcttttaaaaaaaaaaaattttgcaacTTGCTGCCCACTTTGTAGCAGCGGCCAAAACAGGAATCGTGAAAAACCCTACCGCAGGTCTCCGGCCACCATTAATTCGGTAACGTGTACAGTTACCGGCATCTCAGGCCAAGGAGAGTGAGGCTTCTTCATCAAATAGTTGCAGCAACAACAATGACGATGGCAACCACAACGAACCCAGACGGGCAGAAACGGTTCAAGACCAAATTCAATTAGGAGCAGAAGGAGACGATGTTTGCTTTCTCGGAGAGGTTGGATTGGAAGATGCAGAAGAAGGATAAAGAATTGGTGGAGGAGTTCTGTAATGAGGTTAGtgtaaatcaaataaaaatcgaATGGATTTTGGTTTTCAATTTGGCTGGTTTGAAAAAGAGGCTTGTATTCGATTTTGGCTTTGTACATCTTGAACAGAACTCGAACATCCTGATTCGAATGATTCTCAATTCCATCGATTCTACTCCATACCTACTGAAACCATGCTCCCACAGTCCCCCTCGTCACTCTTTACCCTTTTCGGATCTTAAGACGCCACtgtagaagagagaaagatttcttttcttttctcttctcgtCTCTGTTTGTATACTTTGTATCCATTAATCTATTCTTGACTCTTGTCTGTACTGTATTCTATGATTGACTAATTTATCGACAAGCAAGCTTCGAATTAGAacgaattagggtttttatgaACCCTGATTGGCGTTATTTTTTCATATATAGTCCATTATGTGATATTTGCAGAGCAATGATTGAGTCCTCTCGTCACAGGAGTCTATCTCTCTTGCATCGTATCTGCAGCGTCTGACGATCCAACCCCATCTCTTGCAGGCTTCCAAGCTGTTCTCTTAGTGCTCTACGCGCACTTTCACGGGGATCTGATGTCAGCATCGCAGTCGCCGGAGCACGGCAATCCTTCGCCAGTAACATGCAGGCCGTCGGTCCTGTGGTTTGGACGCCGCTAAAGGCGGCAGTGGGGTTTTGAAACGCTAAAATGGGTTTAAGGTTTTATGTTTTGcggaaacgatttggggaagaagacgagggtaatttggccatttaaatcaaaattctaaCGTTTAACGTCTACAATTAACGAggtgggtgtttttgttacttagtttgaaaagcaagggaggtacgtggaatttcccaaacctcacgggtgaaagtgtacataagtcatacctcaggggaggtacgtgatattttccctattattttttatataataatttTTGGATAGATCATGTCGAACTCATACTTAGATTCAATTATATACCATTTCATATATGTTTAATGTATTTTTCAGTTTTCCTTGTAGTAGCATCCACCCTttgaaaaattttggatttgttttttaAAGCTCTATTTTGTCACTAGCCATTAGTCAATTCCAATTAGACCAAAACTTGACACTCAGATAAGGCTAATGGTGCCTACCAGCCCATTAAATTTGCCACATTGGTTTGCCACATGGTAGGAAATGCATACCACCCACACTCAGACAAAGACACAAAGGggacgaaatgaccgccccgccCCCTGAACGATGAAAATTCTACACTCCAAGATGACAATGTGTGCTCTTATTGGCCTTGTGCacgcaggggccacgctcccTCAGAGAGAACACTGACCCTATAACTTGTCAAGGTTATttctgaagaaaaaaagagttgtTATTAGTTGACAATTTAGGTGATAGTGTTGAGAGTTTTCAAATTACGTTGcaaataataaatttttatcctctcaagtgcaatGCAATGCCCAGTACACCTTTAAAATGCATCCAACGATGGCCAAGAACATGTTCTAGGgtttttatcctctcaggtgCAATGGCCACCATCAGATGCACTTTAAATGTGCATCGggtagtgcaccacacttgagaggatggaAATCcataaataataatagaaaGTTTCATTGACCGATGGAATCGGATAGTGTTAATTAGGAGGTACTATCTATTGAGTAATGGCTGAAAATTTTTCTCACCAAATGGAAAACTCAAACTCTAAATTCAATTCAATGGTTGAAAGAAGGCGATCTCAACACCAGATTTTTCCACGCCTCTACAATTCAGAGAAGGCAAACAAACAAGATCTTAAAGCTTCGGCTTTCGTCGAGTGCCTGGACTCAATCTGAGTCAGAGGTATATCAACTCCTTCATGACCAATTTAATGCTTTATTTTCTTCAGAAAATATTGACCATGAAGCCTTGCAATTTGTATTGAATTTGATCCAACCATCTGTTCCAAAAAGCTCAGTGATGCCTTATCCCGACCCCATCTTTGGAGGAGATTAGGAAAGCCTTGTTCTCGATGGGGCCCCTAAAATCTTCAAAGCCGGATGAGCTTCCCCCGACCTTTCACCAAAAATATTGGGAAATTATTTGTGTTGATCTTTATGATTTTGTTTCAAACTTTTTTTAGAATAGGTCACATGCCCAGTAATTTAAACAATACCCTGATTTGCTTAATCCCAAAGATCCCAAGCCCGGAGACCGTCAATCATTTTTTACCGATTAGCCTATGTGGCGTTACCTTCAAGGTCATTACTAAAATTATGGCTGATAGGCTTCATGGAGCCCTCACTGATATTATATCTCCGAACCAATCAGCCTTTGTCCCCTCAAGATTGATTTCAGACAATGTTCTTATGGCCCATGAGATGTTCCACTACATCAAGAAGCGGAAAAAGGGAAGCAAAAAGCTCATATCCTTGAAGCTGGACATGGAGAAGGCTTATGATTGCCTCGAATGGAGTTTCATTGAAGAAGTGTTGCTGAAATTGGGCTTTCACACCAAGTGGATTTCTTTAGTCATGGCCTGCATTAGATCGGCTAGTTACAAACTCTTTGTCAATGGGGTAATCCGAGACTCTGTCTTCCCATTGCGAGACATTCGACAAGGGGACCTCCTTTCTCCAGCCATCTTCATCTTGTGCTCGTAAGCCCTATCATCTATCATCCACCATGCAGATGAGATGATTTTGGTTAGAGGGATCAAGGTTCATAATAGAGCTCCTCCACTTTCTCATTTgttatttgttgatgattgcTTGTTGTTTTCAGAACTTAAGCTTAATGAAGTGTGCAACCTCAAGGATTGCCTTGATATCTATTGTGAGGCCAGTGGACAAgccataaattcataaaaatctTCCATCTCATTCAGCCCAAACACCCCTCCTAGATTTAAAAGGTGGATCTCAACCGTTCCTAACATTCATTATGGAGAGGGGCCTTCCAAATACTTGGGACTCCCAATAGAGTTTGGGCTTTCAAAGACTCAGGTTTTTAAGAATGTTAAAGAGAAAACGGCTAGCCGGTTACAAAGTTGGAAACACAATCTCCTCTCTCATGCGGATCATGAAGTCATGTTGAAGTCAATGGCTCTTCCCCTATCCAACTACCCTAGGTCTCATTTTAAACTCCCTAAGACCATCCATAATCACATAGAAAAAGAGGCTTCTAACTTCTATTGGGGAAAATTTGATCAAAGCAACAAAATCAATTGGATTTCTTGGGAGTGGCTTTGCAAgtcaaaagaaagaggaggctTAGGGCTTAGAGACACGACTCTTCATAATCGAGCCCTATTATCAAAAGTCACATGGCGGCTATGGACTTAACCAGATTCTCTTTGGGGACATTTTATGAAAGCCACTTACTTTCCTCGGTGCACCTTCAATTCCTATATGCCAAACTTGGGCACCAACCATCATGGGCTTGACGTAGCATCCTTGAAGGGCGCAAGGTCTTGGAAGATGGTCTGATTTGGAAGATTGAAACAAGTGCGAATGTCCATATCTGGGAAGATCAGTGGGTATCATCTCTTCCTGATTTTAAAATCAAACACCCCAAGCCGGATGGATGCACACTCTTAACTGTGGCTGAGCTGATTGACGAGGAAAATAGAACTTAGAATCGAGTGCTTATTAATGAGGTTCTCCAACCATCTGATGCCAAAGCTGTCTTAGAGATCCAGCTTAGTCTCTTCCCTCAGAATGATACCCAAGTTTGGGGCACTGCCAAGAAATGGAGTGTTCTCTACTAAATCAGCTTACCATCTCTTATGTAATCAAGCCCAACTGTCTTTGGAGTCTAGAGCTACAACTTCTCATTGTTCCACTGGAGAGGAAATCCATTCGGATGTATGAAAAAGTATATGGAACTGTAGAACTCATCCAAAGATAAAGCACTTCTTTGTTGCATatgggttgtcattgttggcaatcAAGCACAGAGCAATGATGAGGTGGCCAGTCTTGAGGCTATGACAGTGTTCAGTGGCTTAGAAAATGTTGTTGGTTGCAGTTCAGAGCATTACAAGCATAGGTAGCAGCGATACAAAGTGTTTGGAGGCTTATGGGTTCCTATTTCATAACTCACCGCGGCTGTATTACCTTCAGGTATTTTTTCAGTGGGTCCTGCATCAGAATTTCAAAGAGGTTTGAACTAGAAAAAgttagttcgtcgagtcctctttCCAATGGTTCAAACGGTTCATCAATTCGACGTCAAATGAGGGAGTTATGATTTTTTCCGTTTGAATGCGCAAATTAGAAGCAAATCtggaaagttggatttcaaaTTTTGCTCTCGGCCAGCAGCTTAAGATCACTTTTTGGTCTCAGGGGTTTACAtgcaaataaatttaatttatgTCTATGATGACATAAATAAGTAAAGTTAGAGGGgctctttttaaaattatcaaagttgaagagatttaaaaaaaaaaaaaggaaatcattactCTCCCACGTGAAGGTTGTGAATGGATGAGTTAAAAGCTTTTCAAAAAGTCTTTGATTCCATTTAATACCATTTGATTGGTTCTTCAAAAAGCACTTTGGAAACTGTGCCAATCTCTCTCTACCTTAAGAGAAGTATTTTAATCAATGCTTGATTGAAGATTCCTTTTATGTAAATTCCATTGGCCCATCTAAAAAGGGCTGTTTAGTCTTTTACTTGATCTTTtgtagaaagaagagagaaatggttcttcttcttctctaagtgAAAAAGGAAGCTACAGAACCGTGGAgtggtaaagaaaaaaaaggagaaaggagagggaagaaaaagagaagaaaaggaaaaaagaaagaggggttTTTGCTTGAAAAATAGAGTAACCAAATGGGTGAAGATGGAATCTGATTTCTCTCtctacatttttatttttgaagaaaTAGAAGGCTATTGTGGGGTTCCATCAAGCTGGTTCTCAATggtttttgaagatctatttatggagaaattggggtttttgattggttcttgaagaaatacaagaagaggaagagacaagaagaaaggagcAATCTGTGATCCCCTTATGGCAGTGTGCACTTGAAAACCTAAGTCTCTCATTGCAAGGGAAGAGTTAGTAGTTCCAGTGGGCTCCATCACATCTGAGATCGGTACAGGCAAATGGTTGTAAGGCTTCcaatcttccatttttctttgtgaTTGTCTGTGTTCTCTATTTTTACTAGTGTTAGGTGATACAAGTTGATAACCTAAGCTAGTCTGAGTTTATTTGTAGGGTATTGATATAAACCCAACTCTATTgatttttgtcttgtatttAGTGGGTGCTAAATACTGGGAGTGGGTGCTCTCAGGCATTGGGTACTTTTTGTACTGGCTTAATTGCCCTCTCAGTTCTATGCTGAGAAAATTTGGGTGTGGGTGCTCCCAGCTGTAGGTGCAGCGAAGTTGAGTATTTGAGCAAATACGAAGCCCATAGTGGcattgctccgtggatgtaggcaacttgccgaaccacgtataccTTGTGTTGTGCGTGTGGATTTTTG containing:
- the LOC122646144 gene encoding uncharacterized protein LOC122646144, producing the protein MADRLHGALTDIISPNQSAFVPSRLISDNVLMAHEMFHYIKKRKKGSKKLISLKLDMEKAYDCLEWSFIEEVLLKLGFHTKWISLVMACIRSASYKLFVNGNLSLMKCATSRIALISIVRPVDKP